In Nocardioides sp. JQ2195, a genomic segment contains:
- a CDS encoding LysR substrate-binding domain-containing protein, which produces MDLRHLRYFVAVAEELNFSRAAARLHMAQPPLSQTIKQLEHELGFALLRRTTRRVELTAAGVAFLEDAQEILAAVDTAGDRAARVAAGRLGRLVVGCVGSTTYSLLPQLARRMRSELPDVEFAFRGEMLSPDQVDALREGSLDLGVMRRPADTAGLSLTSIRQERMWAAVPHDHPLAARDELRLEDLHDEELIVHAGAGRSVMSGLVHDMFREAGLTAVVAHEVAETSTLVTFVAGGLGIAVVPEPTAALAVPGVVYLPLADVPDSELVAATRAGDESPVLVRALGVLTELAAPISE; this is translated from the coding sequence ATGGACCTGCGTCATCTCCGCTACTTCGTGGCCGTCGCCGAGGAGCTGAACTTCAGCCGTGCCGCCGCACGCCTGCACATGGCTCAGCCGCCGCTGTCGCAGACGATCAAGCAGCTCGAGCACGAGCTCGGCTTCGCCCTCCTACGGCGTACGACGCGCCGGGTGGAGCTGACTGCGGCAGGGGTCGCCTTCCTCGAGGATGCGCAGGAGATCCTGGCCGCGGTCGACACCGCCGGCGACCGTGCCGCCAGGGTGGCGGCAGGTCGCCTCGGTCGCCTCGTCGTCGGCTGTGTCGGGTCGACCACCTACTCGCTGCTGCCGCAGCTGGCCCGACGGATGAGGTCCGAGCTGCCCGACGTCGAGTTCGCGTTCCGGGGAGAGATGCTCTCGCCCGACCAGGTCGACGCACTCCGGGAGGGCAGTCTCGACCTCGGCGTGATGCGGCGTCCGGCCGACACGGCCGGTCTCTCCCTCACGTCGATCCGGCAGGAGCGGATGTGGGCCGCCGTCCCCCACGACCACCCGTTGGCAGCGCGCGACGAGCTGCGGCTCGAGGACCTCCACGACGAGGAGCTCATCGTGCACGCGGGTGCCGGCCGGTCGGTGATGAGCGGGCTGGTGCACGACATGTTCCGGGAGGCCGGCCTGACTGCGGTCGTCGCGCACGAGGTGGCGGAGACCTCGACCCTGGTCACCTTCGTGGCCGGCGGACTGGGCATCGCGGTCGTGCCCGAGCCCACGGCAGCACTGGCGGTTCCCGGCGTGGTCTACCTGCCCCTGGCCGACGTCCCCGACTCCGAGCTCGTCGCCGCCACCCGCGCTGGCGACGAGAGCCCTGTGCTGGTGCGGGCCCTGGGCGTTCTCACCGAGCTCGCGGCACCGATCAGCGAGTGA
- a CDS encoding helix-turn-helix transcriptional regulator has protein sequence MRNVVKSLRSAEGLSQADLGTALGVSRQTINSIEKGRYLPSLPLAIALAKFFRTTVEEVFDVDS, from the coding sequence GTGCGCAACGTCGTGAAGTCGCTCAGATCCGCGGAAGGCCTCTCCCAGGCCGACCTCGGGACTGCGCTGGGCGTCTCGCGGCAGACGATCAACTCGATCGAGAAGGGCCGCTACCTGCCCTCACTGCCGCTCGCGATTGCACTCGCCAAGTTCTTCCGGACGACCGTCGAGGAGGTCTTCGATGTCGACTCATGA
- a CDS encoding SDR family oxidoreductase encodes MSSERRGAVVTGAGRGLGKEIARLLVDRGHQVLVTDVDEVAAKAAADEIGGGATSRAVDVRNHAQVEAARDEIVGRAGGLDVWVNNAGVLVTGPAWEQDEAARRLMLEVNAIGTINGTVAALEAMRGKGGGHIVNIASLAGITAVTGEAVYAASKHAVMGFSLSTVADLKAAGVKDVDISCVCPDGIWTPMLHDKLTDPSAALSFSGKLLQPDEVVDAVRRTLDKPKLVAIVPKWRGLVARAGDFIPEFGVAAVPLVVAQGRRAQKRMLAKQEQA; translated from the coding sequence GTGAGCAGCGAGCGCAGGGGCGCCGTCGTCACCGGCGCCGGGCGAGGACTCGGCAAGGAGATCGCCCGACTGCTCGTCGACCGCGGCCACCAGGTCCTGGTCACCGACGTCGACGAGGTGGCCGCCAAGGCAGCCGCCGACGAGATCGGTGGCGGTGCCACCTCGCGCGCGGTCGACGTACGCAATCATGCCCAGGTCGAGGCGGCCCGTGACGAGATCGTCGGACGCGCCGGCGGGTTGGACGTCTGGGTGAACAACGCCGGCGTGCTGGTCACCGGCCCGGCCTGGGAGCAGGACGAGGCCGCGCGGAGGCTGATGCTCGAGGTGAACGCGATCGGCACCATCAACGGCACGGTCGCCGCGCTGGAGGCGATGCGCGGCAAGGGCGGCGGTCACATCGTCAACATCGCGTCCCTGGCCGGGATCACCGCAGTGACGGGCGAAGCGGTCTACGCAGCCTCCAAGCACGCGGTGATGGGCTTCAGCCTGAGCACGGTGGCCGACCTCAAGGCGGCCGGCGTCAAGGACGTCGACATCTCCTGCGTGTGTCCCGACGGCATCTGGACGCCGATGCTCCACGACAAGCTCACCGACCCGTCGGCGGCCCTCTCGTTCTCCGGCAAGCTGCTGCAGCCCGACGAGGTCGTCGACGCCGTGCGCAGGACCCTCGACAAGCCGAAGCTGGTCGCGATCGTGCCGAAGTGGCGCGGGCTGGTGGCCCGGGCCGGGGACTTCATCCCGGAGTTCGGTGTCGCCGCCGTGCCGCTGGTCGTCGCGCAGGGGCGTCGTGCGCAGAAGAGGATGCTGGCCAAGCAGGAGCAGGCATGA
- a CDS encoding alpha/beta fold hydrolase has translation MTAPVVLISPAMAIGSGYYRLLVEELESRGWAAQALTRRGFEADGRRASREHDWSYADEIDDIEDAVAKARAEHPARPVQLLGHSLGGQLVVGHELNRTPVDGVITVGASLPHHRHHPFGGPHLVVMGGLIVPVLTTLFGHLPKPAFGAPGARTMMREWGRMVLTGRTPYRSDKRVTTPSLVISLEDDTMAPVGSVDAFAQRLFEREAVTRWHYRNDDVLPDNSNDHIGWARGSRQVVDRIVEWWSRVNR, from the coding sequence GTGACCGCGCCCGTGGTGCTGATCTCTCCCGCGATGGCGATCGGCTCCGGCTACTACCGCCTGCTGGTCGAGGAGCTCGAGTCACGAGGCTGGGCGGCGCAGGCCCTGACCCGACGCGGCTTCGAGGCCGACGGCCGACGCGCCTCGCGCGAGCACGACTGGTCGTATGCCGACGAGATCGACGACATCGAGGACGCCGTCGCGAAGGCGCGTGCCGAGCACCCGGCTCGGCCGGTGCAGTTGCTGGGTCACAGCCTCGGCGGCCAGCTGGTGGTCGGCCACGAGCTCAACCGCACTCCGGTCGACGGCGTGATCACGGTCGGTGCCTCGCTTCCCCACCACCGCCACCACCCCTTCGGCGGGCCGCACCTCGTGGTCATGGGCGGGCTGATCGTGCCGGTGCTCACCACGCTGTTCGGCCACCTGCCCAAGCCGGCGTTCGGCGCACCGGGTGCACGCACGATGATGCGTGAGTGGGGCCGGATGGTGCTCACCGGACGAACGCCGTACCGCTCGGACAAGCGGGTCACCACGCCGTCCCTGGTGATCAGCCTCGAGGACGACACGATGGCACCGGTCGGCTCGGTCGACGCCTTCGCGCAGCGTCTCTTCGAGCGCGAGGCCGTGACCCGGTGGCACTACCGCAACGACGACGTCCTGCCCGACAACAGCAACGACCACATCGGTTGGGCCCGCGGGAGCAGGCAGGTGGTCGACCGCATCGTCGAGTGGTGGAGCCGGGTCAACCGGTAG
- a CDS encoding lipase family protein: MSATAHEWIVPHSDETDVRRPLLPSEDPFHDAPGDLARLSPGTIIRSRQVRVGFLGLIPQRGLTAWQLAYRSTDLHGRPEVAVSTVIVPRRRDEARPQGLIAYQCAIDAVADRCFPSYALRPGARSWGALPQLELMLMASLLERGHVLTIADHEGRGGYFAAPREPGFRTLDGIRAALAFPALDLDADTDVALFGYSGGGMATAWAAEMAPTYAPELSVVGAVAGSPVGDPGQAFIKLNGGLNAGLPALVVAGLRHIYPGLDRVIKEHASVDGIRRLDALEEQTTVVAVATHAFNDFDDYLDSPLADVLATPEILHVFDDLRLGSHVPRCPLLVVQSVNDQIIDVDEVDTQVRAYLDEGADVRYVRDRLSEHLSLMVLAMPVMMEWMEQRFEGADIENGTETVTSVALSLRAWAGFARMLGAAAKTVVGRAG; this comes from the coding sequence ATGAGCGCCACGGCCCACGAGTGGATCGTGCCGCACTCGGACGAGACCGACGTACGCCGCCCCCTGCTGCCGAGCGAGGACCCCTTCCACGATGCGCCGGGTGACCTGGCCCGGTTGAGCCCGGGCACGATCATCCGCAGCCGCCAGGTGCGGGTGGGCTTCCTCGGCCTGATCCCGCAGCGTGGCCTGACCGCCTGGCAGCTCGCCTACCGCAGCACCGACCTGCACGGTCGACCCGAGGTCGCCGTCAGCACCGTGATCGTGCCCCGTCGTCGTGACGAGGCGCGTCCCCAGGGACTGATCGCCTACCAGTGCGCGATCGACGCGGTCGCCGACCGCTGCTTCCCGTCCTACGCCCTGCGCCCCGGGGCGCGCTCCTGGGGAGCACTGCCACAGCTCGAGCTGATGCTGATGGCCTCGCTCCTCGAGCGCGGCCACGTGTTGACGATCGCCGACCACGAAGGACGTGGCGGCTACTTCGCCGCCCCGCGTGAGCCCGGCTTCCGGACCCTCGACGGGATCCGTGCCGCCCTCGCGTTTCCTGCCCTGGACCTCGACGCGGACACCGACGTGGCCCTGTTCGGCTACTCGGGAGGTGGCATGGCCACGGCCTGGGCCGCCGAGATGGCGCCGACCTATGCCCCGGAGCTCTCCGTCGTGGGTGCCGTCGCGGGTTCCCCCGTGGGTGACCCCGGGCAGGCCTTCATCAAGCTGAACGGTGGGCTCAACGCCGGCCTCCCGGCCCTGGTCGTGGCCGGCCTGCGCCACATCTACCCCGGCCTCGACCGGGTGATCAAGGAGCACGCCAGCGTCGACGGCATCCGTCGCCTCGACGCTCTGGAGGAGCAGACCACGGTCGTCGCGGTCGCCACCCACGCCTTCAACGACTTCGACGACTACCTGGACTCACCTCTCGCCGATGTCCTGGCCACGCCCGAGATCCTGCACGTCTTCGACGACCTCAGGCTGGGCAGCCACGTGCCGCGGTGTCCCTTGCTGGTGGTGCAGTCGGTGAACGACCAGATCATCGACGTCGACGAGGTCGACACCCAGGTTCGTGCGTACCTGGACGAGGGCGCCGACGTCCGCTACGTGCGGGATCGGTTGAGCGAGCACCTCAGCCTGATGGTGCTGGCGATGCCGGTGATGATGGAGTGGATGGAGCAGCGCTTCGAGGGAGCCGACATCGAGAACGGCACGGAGACCGTGACGTCAGTCGCGCTCTCACTGCGCGCGTGGGCCGGCTTCGCGCGGATGCTCGGCGCAGCCGCGAAGACCGTGGTCGGTCGCGCCGGGTGA
- a CDS encoding nuclear transport factor 2 family protein: MTGTTHEQETTMDLAERVARLEDLHEIGQLRARYCQLLDDGHWDELAELFTEDGAFVGLSTARGRDELRTFFPTLQEGSLEAWWHFSSNETIDLDGDEATGQTWLDQPCVVDGVAHIAAGRYADRMRRCDDGRWRFVERKVTFFFWSPLATGWASGRFDHEAARAAADPRTLERRADH; encoded by the coding sequence GTGACCGGAACCACACACGAGCAGGAGACCACGATGGACCTGGCTGAACGCGTCGCGCGCCTGGAGGATCTCCACGAGATCGGCCAGCTCCGCGCCCGCTACTGCCAACTTCTCGATGACGGGCACTGGGACGAGCTCGCCGAGCTCTTCACCGAGGACGGCGCCTTCGTCGGTCTCTCCACCGCCCGTGGTCGCGACGAGCTGCGCACCTTCTTCCCGACCCTCCAGGAGGGTTCGCTCGAGGCGTGGTGGCACTTCAGCAGCAACGAGACCATCGACCTCGACGGCGACGAGGCCACCGGCCAGACCTGGCTCGACCAGCCCTGCGTCGTCGACGGCGTCGCCCACATCGCCGCCGGACGGTACGCCGACCGGATGCGCCGCTGCGACGACGGCCGTTGGCGCTTCGTCGAGCGCAAGGTCACCTTCTTCTTCTGGTCCCCGCTCGCCACGGGCTGGGCCAGCGGTCGCTTCGACCACGAGGCGGCACGTGCTGCCGCCGACCCGCGCACGCTCGAGCGTCGCGCCGACCACTGA
- a CDS encoding dihydrofolate reductase family protein yields MIDYITSLDGYGAGEGWPGFWGMESPEYLAWLGEQPEHTHLMGATTYRLMSGFAEAGEPGTDGMADLRKIVFSSTLTEPLTWPNTTLVATDPVQAVRAMKATESVPMATIGSRMLCRTLLSAGLVDRFRVVVFPVITGRTGRERIYDDYPDVALDLTSSRTFEGGLQLLEYVPRLLDGPPGG; encoded by the coding sequence ATGATCGACTACATCACCTCGCTCGACGGCTACGGCGCCGGCGAGGGCTGGCCCGGATTCTGGGGGATGGAGAGCCCTGAGTACCTCGCGTGGCTGGGCGAGCAACCGGAGCACACGCACCTGATGGGCGCCACCACCTATCGACTCATGTCGGGTTTCGCGGAGGCGGGCGAGCCGGGAACGGACGGCATGGCCGACCTGCGCAAGATCGTGTTCTCCTCCACCCTGACCGAACCGCTCACCTGGCCCAACACCACCTTGGTCGCGACCGATCCGGTGCAGGCCGTGCGGGCGATGAAGGCCACCGAGTCCGTGCCGATGGCCACCATCGGCAGCCGCATGCTCTGTCGCACCCTGCTCTCCGCGGGGTTGGTCGACCGGTTCCGGGTCGTGGTCTTCCCGGTCATCACCGGCAGGACCGGACGCGAGCGGATCTATGACGACTATCCCGATGTCGCCCTCGACCTGACCTCGAGTCGCACCTTCGAGGGCGGGCTGCAGCTGCTGGAATACGTGCCGCGGCTCCTGGACGGCCCGCCCGGCGGCTGA
- a CDS encoding AraC family transcriptional regulator: protein MIRAASLRGFAPLVTELGGNVDALLERFGIRREVLLDEDGLISITAHDRMLDAAADELECCDLGLRLAEGQDLGILGQLAVAIEASPTAVDALECASRFMFVHSPALSISLGADPWGDPDVVALTYRKDLRESPYSPQAMELGIGVFHRVATNLIGNAAGLRTVELPHQPISPVSRYLDFFAADVKFGRPAAALRVEARALDEHFASANDSIRRIAMDHLAAQYADPSRLVSAQVRGALAGSLHTTAPAIANVARLLAIHPRTLQRQLAAEGTTFEQVLDDVRRSAARRFITTTELPLGQVSAMVGFAEQSALSHAVRRWFGMSPRELRRAEPVVGA from the coding sequence ATGATTCGCGCTGCCAGCCTGCGTGGGTTCGCGCCGCTCGTCACCGAGCTCGGCGGCAACGTGGACGCGCTCCTCGAGCGGTTCGGCATCAGGCGCGAGGTGCTCCTCGACGAGGACGGGCTGATCTCTATCACCGCCCACGACCGGATGCTCGACGCCGCTGCCGACGAGCTCGAGTGCTGCGACCTCGGCCTGCGCCTCGCCGAGGGACAGGACCTCGGCATCCTGGGCCAGCTTGCGGTGGCGATCGAGGCCTCGCCGACCGCCGTCGACGCGTTGGAGTGCGCCTCACGGTTCATGTTCGTGCACAGCCCGGCGTTGAGCATCAGCCTGGGCGCCGACCCGTGGGGCGATCCCGACGTGGTGGCCCTGACCTATCGCAAGGACCTGCGCGAGTCGCCGTACTCTCCACAGGCGATGGAGCTCGGCATCGGGGTCTTCCACCGGGTCGCCACCAACCTGATCGGGAACGCGGCGGGGCTGCGCACGGTCGAGCTGCCGCACCAGCCGATCTCCCCGGTGAGCCGCTACCTCGACTTCTTCGCGGCCGACGTGAAGTTCGGCCGTCCGGCTGCGGCGCTGCGGGTGGAGGCACGTGCCCTCGACGAGCACTTCGCGAGCGCCAACGACAGCATCCGTCGGATCGCGATGGACCACCTGGCCGCGCAGTATGCCGACCCGTCGCGCCTGGTCTCCGCGCAGGTGCGCGGTGCGCTGGCCGGGAGCCTGCACACCACCGCACCCGCGATCGCGAACGTGGCGCGCCTGCTCGCGATCCACCCCCGGACCCTGCAGCGACAGCTCGCCGCGGAGGGGACGACCTTCGAGCAGGTCCTCGACGACGTACGCCGGAGCGCGGCGCGGCGCTTCATCACCACCACCGAGCTGCCGCTGGGCCAGGTGTCGGCGATGGTCGGCTTCGCCGAGCAGTCGGCCCTCAGCCATGCCGTCCGGCGGTGGTTCGGGATGAGCCCTCGCGAGCTGCGACGCGCGGAGCCTGTCGTCGGCGCGTGA
- a CDS encoding MFS transporter, producing the protein MTDMINDRLPEGVTQKNPDRKTLARVAGAVLMGSALEWYDYFLYGAASALVFSVVFFPSENPSVSLLLAMATFGAGFVARPFGAIVFGRIGDKYGRRPALVATLLLMGLATACMALIPSHSVIGVWAPVLLVLTRLLQGMGSGAEYSGASVFAVEYAPDNRRGLYGSLSAAGVYLGLVLSSAAILLMTAITTEAQFISWGWRVPFLASLVLVGLGLWIRMHLEETPEFEREVSDTEPEDRAPLTTLFRNEWRTMVLVGGLVAAPLALSHLYQVFALSYLKERGYDASVGSFGLIVAGITVMVVAPIAGRVSDSVGRRTVLMVGAGFAILFAFPFFWLVNTDQPGWAMVALAVAQGGSVGIAFGVQGVLLAELFSTKSRYSGAAISREVAAVVFGGFGPFIAVALSTAAGGAWWPVALYVMGLGLITITAGWKAPETARTALSD; encoded by the coding sequence ATGACCGACATGATCAACGACCGCCTGCCCGAAGGCGTGACCCAGAAGAACCCGGACCGGAAGACCTTGGCCAGGGTGGCCGGAGCCGTGCTCATGGGCTCGGCCCTCGAGTGGTACGACTACTTCCTCTACGGCGCGGCCTCGGCGCTGGTCTTCAGCGTGGTCTTCTTCCCCAGCGAGAACCCGTCGGTGTCGCTGCTGCTGGCGATGGCGACCTTCGGTGCCGGCTTCGTGGCCCGCCCCTTCGGCGCCATCGTCTTCGGCCGCATCGGTGACAAGTACGGGCGTCGTCCCGCCCTGGTTGCCACGCTGCTCCTGATGGGACTGGCGACCGCCTGCATGGCGCTGATCCCGTCGCACTCCGTCATCGGTGTCTGGGCCCCGGTGCTGCTGGTGCTGACCCGCCTGCTCCAGGGCATGGGTTCGGGTGCCGAGTACAGCGGTGCTTCCGTCTTCGCGGTCGAGTACGCGCCCGACAACCGTCGCGGGCTCTACGGTTCCCTCTCCGCGGCCGGCGTCTACCTCGGACTGGTCCTCTCGTCGGCCGCCATCCTGCTGATGACGGCGATCACCACCGAGGCACAGTTCATCTCGTGGGGTTGGCGGGTGCCGTTCCTGGCCAGCCTGGTCCTCGTCGGCCTCGGCCTGTGGATCCGCATGCACCTCGAGGAGACCCCCGAGTTCGAGCGCGAGGTCAGCGACACCGAGCCCGAGGACCGCGCCCCGCTGACCACCCTGTTCCGCAACGAGTGGCGCACCATGGTGCTGGTCGGTGGACTGGTCGCCGCCCCGCTCGCGCTGAGCCACCTCTACCAGGTCTTCGCCCTGTCCTACCTCAAGGAGCGCGGGTACGACGCCTCCGTCGGCAGCTTCGGCCTGATCGTCGCCGGCATCACCGTGATGGTCGTGGCGCCGATCGCCGGACGCGTCTCCGACTCCGTCGGGCGACGTACGGTGCTGATGGTCGGAGCCGGTTTCGCGATCCTCTTCGCCTTCCCGTTCTTCTGGCTGGTCAACACCGACCAGCCGGGATGGGCGATGGTGGCCCTGGCCGTTGCGCAGGGTGGCAGCGTCGGCATCGCCTTCGGCGTCCAGGGTGTGCTCCTGGCCGAGCTGTTCAGCACGAAGTCGCGCTACAGCGGGGCCGCGATCAGCCGCGAGGTGGCCGCGGTGGTGTTCGGCGGGTTCGGACCGTTCATCGCGGT
- a CDS encoding oxidoreductase, with translation MRILLGTITLVLSALPLGAPATAAPVAAPAADPTWNESVVDADQSFRGIDAVSPDTAWIAGSSLTEGGPGRIFRSTDGGDSWQDVSPPGTEGLGFRDVEAEDASTASVLAIGPGEASRIYRTTDGGVTWTETFRNTEETAFYNCMDFYPGGKRGLAVSDPVDGTFRILATDDGGQSWEVLSDEGMPDSTGEFNYSASGDCLVIKGRSAWFGSGGDASHVFHSTDFGRTWEANDSTIPAGEAAGVFGLAFRTPREGIAVGGDFAAPTDGADATARTSDASEWSNAGDLARLGEDAAWIQGHRDTLVVVGESGDVMGSSISRDGGLSWEQFAETGFHTLDCVRHTCWAAGGNGRVATLRLR, from the coding sequence ATGCGTATCCTTCTCGGAACCATCACCCTCGTCCTGTCCGCACTCCCGCTCGGCGCGCCGGCCACGGCGGCTCCGGTTGCCGCACCCGCGGCCGATCCGACGTGGAACGAGTCCGTCGTCGACGCCGACCAGAGCTTCCGTGGGATCGACGCGGTCAGCCCCGACACGGCCTGGATCGCCGGGAGCAGCCTGACCGAGGGTGGCCCGGGCAGGATCTTCCGTTCCACCGACGGCGGTGACTCGTGGCAGGACGTCAGCCCTCCCGGCACCGAGGGCCTGGGGTTCCGTGACGTCGAGGCCGAGGACGCCAGCACCGCCTCGGTGCTGGCGATCGGACCGGGCGAGGCCTCGCGCATCTATCGCACCACCGACGGTGGCGTGACGTGGACCGAGACCTTCCGCAACACCGAGGAGACCGCGTTCTACAACTGCATGGACTTCTACCCCGGCGGCAAGCGAGGTCTCGCGGTCAGCGACCCGGTCGACGGCACGTTCCGCATCCTCGCCACCGACGACGGCGGCCAGTCATGGGAGGTTCTCTCCGACGAGGGCATGCCCGACTCCACCGGTGAGTTCAACTACTCCGCCAGCGGCGACTGCCTGGTGATCAAGGGCCGCAGCGCCTGGTTCGGCTCGGGCGGTGACGCGTCGCACGTGTTCCACTCGACGGACTTCGGACGCACCTGGGAGGCGAACGACTCCACGATTCCCGCCGGAGAGGCCGCCGGCGTCTTCGGCCTGGCCTTCCGTACGCCGCGCGAGGGCATCGCCGTCGGTGGCGACTTCGCCGCCCCGACCGACGGTGCCGACGCCACGGCCCGCACGTCCGATGCTTCCGAGTGGAGCAACGCCGGCGACCTGGCCCGCCTCGGTGAGGATGCTGCCTGGATTCAGGGTCACCGCGACACGCTGGTGGTGGTCGGTGAGTCCGGCGACGTGATGGGCAGCAGCATCAGCCGGGACGGCGGGCTCAGCTGGGAGCAGTTCGCCGAGACGGGTTTCCACACGCTCGACTGTGTCCGTCACACGTGTTGGGCCGCCGGCGGCAACGGCCGCGTCGCCACGCTGCGACTGCGCTGA
- a CDS encoding arsenate reductase ArsC: protein MTAPEVLFVCVHNAGRSQMAGALLSHHGGDRVRVRSAGSEPADRLNPAVLEAMNELGIDLSAEVPKLLSDDAVRAADVVITMGCGDACPIYPGKRYLDWSLDDPAGRPLDEVRVIRDDIERRVLDLIDELSSTA from the coding sequence GTGACCGCTCCGGAAGTGCTCTTCGTCTGTGTCCACAATGCTGGCCGGTCACAGATGGCGGGCGCCCTGCTCTCTCACCACGGTGGTGATCGTGTGCGGGTTCGCTCGGCCGGATCCGAGCCGGCAGACCGCCTGAATCCTGCAGTGCTCGAAGCGATGAACGAGCTCGGGATCGACCTGTCCGCGGAGGTGCCGAAGCTCTTGAGTGACGATGCCGTGCGTGCGGCCGACGTGGTGATCACGATGGGCTGCGGGGACGCCTGCCCGATCTACCCGGGCAAGCGCTACCTCGACTGGTCGCTGGACGATCCCGCTGGACGACCCCTTGATGAAGTGCGGGTAATCCGAGATGACATCGAACGACGAGTCCTGGACCTGATCGACGAGCTGTCCTCCACAGCCTGA
- a CDS encoding arylsulfatase, with translation MTIGFLHTAAVHVATFDRLTHQESAVVATQHVVDETLLDRARAHGIASVATDVAARLDELRDRGADVIVCTCSTIGGLAEQVSGDASTFRVDRPMARAAVAVAVAVAVTAGAAAGSRIGVVAAVESTLQSTEALLREEALDAGGDPLIELVLAEGAWVEFEAGNTEAYLRRVAEAARNLAGRVDVVVLAQASMAAAEPLLTDLDVPVLSSPLGAVRHAITRLT, from the coding sequence ATGACGATCGGGTTCTTGCACACGGCCGCGGTGCACGTGGCGACCTTCGATCGACTCACCCACCAGGAGTCGGCGGTGGTCGCGACGCAACACGTCGTCGACGAGACCTTGCTCGACCGGGCTCGCGCGCACGGCATCGCCTCCGTTGCCACCGATGTCGCAGCCCGACTGGATGAACTGCGAGACCGCGGCGCAGATGTCATCGTCTGCACCTGCTCCACGATCGGCGGCCTCGCCGAGCAGGTCTCTGGCGATGCCTCGACGTTCCGGGTCGACCGCCCGATGGCTCGCGCGGCGGTTGCGGTCGCGGTCGCCGTGGCGGTCACGGCCGGCGCGGCGGCCGGGTCTCGCATCGGAGTCGTGGCCGCCGTCGAGTCGACGTTGCAATCCACCGAGGCCCTGCTTCGGGAGGAGGCCCTGGATGCTGGCGGCGACCCGCTGATCGAGCTGGTGCTGGCTGAAGGTGCGTGGGTCGAGTTCGAGGCCGGCAACACCGAGGCCTACCTGCGACGGGTCGCCGAAGCTGCACGGAACTTGGCCGGTCGAGTCGATGTCGTCGTACTCGCCCAGGCCAGCATGGCCGCAGCCGAACCGCTCCTCACCGACCTCGACGTGCCGGTGCTGTCGAGCCCGTTGGGTGCCGTCAGGCACGCCATCACCCGGCTGACGTGA
- the arsB gene encoding ACR3 family arsenite efflux transporter, translated as MTPSRSTGTEAAPAPVEEAVVQRMSTLDRLLPVWILAAMAAGLALGALVPGLDSALASVEVAGVSLPIAVGLLLMMYPVLAKVRYAEMGRVTADRRLMVASLVLNWVVGPAFMFTLAWLLLPDLPAYRTGLIIVGLARCIAMVFIWNDLACGDREAAAVLVAVNSVFQILAFAALGWFYLQTLPGWLGLATTSADFSVVAIVLSVAVFLGVPLLAGFLTRLIAERRRGRDWYEGTFLPRIGPFALYGLLFTIVMLFALQGDAITGAPLDVARIALPLLAYFFGMFAVSWFLGSRLGLGYPKTATLAFTAAGNNFELAIAVAIATFGATSGQALAGVVGPLIEVPVLVALVYVALRLRPASSERKVAS; from the coding sequence ATGACCCCATCGCGGTCCACCGGCACCGAAGCTGCCCCCGCGCCGGTCGAGGAAGCCGTCGTCCAACGGATGTCGACCCTCGACCGGCTCCTGCCGGTCTGGATCCTGGCGGCGATGGCTGCCGGCCTGGCCCTCGGCGCGCTGGTCCCGGGCCTCGACTCCGCGCTGGCCTCGGTCGAGGTCGCGGGGGTGAGCCTGCCGATCGCCGTCGGCCTGTTGCTGATGATGTATCCGGTGCTGGCGAAGGTCCGCTACGCCGAGATGGGCCGGGTCACCGCCGACCGGCGGCTGATGGTCGCCTCGTTGGTGCTGAACTGGGTCGTCGGTCCGGCCTTCATGTTCACCCTGGCCTGGCTGCTGCTGCCCGACCTGCCGGCGTACCGGACCGGCCTGATCATCGTCGGCCTGGCGCGCTGCATCGCCATGGTCTTCATCTGGAACGACCTCGCCTGCGGTGACCGCGAGGCCGCGGCCGTGCTGGTGGCGGTCAACTCGGTCTTCCAGATCCTCGCCTTCGCCGCGCTCGGCTGGTTCTATCTCCAGACGTTGCCCGGCTGGCTCGGCCTGGCCACCACGAGCGCTGACTTCTCGGTGGTCGCGATCGTGCTGAGCGTGGCCGTGTTCCTCGGCGTACCCCTGCTCGCCGGCTTCCTCACCCGCCTGATCGCGGAGCGCCGCCGAGGTCGCGACTGGTACGAAGGCACCTTCCTGCCCCGGATCGGGCCGTTCGCCCTCTACGGACTCCTGTTCACGATCGTGATGCTGTTCGCGCTGCAGGGTGACGCGATCACCGGTGCGCCGCTCGACGTGGCCCGCATCGCGCTGCCGCTGCTGGCCTACTTCTTCGGGATGTTCGCGGTGTCCTGGTTCCTCGGGTCGCGACTGGGGCTGGGCTACCCGAAGACCGCCACGCTGGCCTTCACCGCGGCCGGCAACAACTTCGAGCTGGCCATTGCCGTCGCGATCGCCACGTTCGGTGCCACCTCGGGCCAGGCACTGGCCGGGGTCGTCGGGCCGCTCATCGAGGTGCCGGTGCTGGTCGCTCTGGTGTACGTCGCCCTGCGCCTGCGCCCTGCCTCCTCCGAACGAAAGGTCGCCTCGTGA